A window from Syntrophorhabdales bacterium encodes these proteins:
- a CDS encoding 2Fe-2S iron-sulfur cluster-binding protein, which produces MVQLAINGRRVSAGKGEMLLKVAQREGFVIPTLCYHELLGSAGRCRLCVVEVHDAGKKRVVASCLYPVKEGLEVFTDSDEVKLVRRTVLELLLARNPSAELIQHLARQHGINEARYVPDQDKGKCILCNLCVRCCKEIVGVSALGLSGKGPVKKVGPPFDEPSETCIGCGACVVICPTGHIVMEESKGVRTIWKKKFALAMCPTCKRHHLPIFQLEWISKTRNIPMEELMVCEDCR; this is translated from the coding sequence ATGGTTCAGCTTGCGATAAATGGTAGAAGAGTCTCTGCGGGAAAAGGAGAAATGCTCCTCAAGGTAGCCCAACGGGAAGGGTTTGTGATCCCGACACTCTGTTACCATGAATTACTCGGCTCAGCCGGACGTTGCAGGCTTTGCGTGGTTGAGGTGCATGATGCCGGCAAAAAACGCGTGGTAGCCTCCTGTCTCTATCCGGTAAAGGAAGGCCTAGAAGTCTTCACTGATTCAGACGAGGTAAAGCTCGTCAGGAGGACGGTGCTGGAGTTGCTTCTTGCCCGTAATCCATCGGCTGAGCTGATACAGCACCTCGCAAGACAGCACGGTATCAACGAGGCCAGATACGTACCGGATCAGGACAAGGGCAAATGCATTCTCTGCAACCTGTGTGTCCGCTGCTGCAAAGAGATAGTCGGAGTCTCGGCGCTTGGCTTGAGCGGGAAGGGCCCGGTGAAGAAGGTGGGACCACCCTTCGACGAACCCTCTGAGACCTGTATCGGCTGCGGCGCCTGTGTTGTCATCTGTCCTACCGGGCACATCGTCATGGAAGAAAGTAAGGGCGTGAGGACCATCTGGAAAAAGAAATTCGCGCTTGCCATGTGTCCTACGTGCAAGAGGCACCATCTCCCCATATTTCAGCTTGAGTGGATCTCAAAGACCAGGAACATCCCGATGGAGGAGTTGATGGTGTGCGAGGACTGTAGATAA
- a CDS encoding chemotaxis protein CheW — protein sequence TPRKHDPWEALIVVTECNGQQKGLMIDDLVGKQEVVIKNLGETLEGVKGLSGATILGDGRVGLILDVHGIFEIAHGSAQDC from the coding sequence AACACCCCGGAAACACGATCCCTGGGAAGCTCTGATCGTCGTGACAGAGTGCAACGGGCAGCAGAAGGGCCTCATGATTGACGACCTGGTGGGCAAGCAGGAAGTGGTGATCAAGAACCTCGGGGAGACGCTGGAGGGTGTTAAGGGATTATCCGGCGCAACTATTCTCGGTGATGGCCGTGTGGGGTTGATCCTGGACGTGCACGGCATTTTTGAAATCGCGCACGGTTCTGCCCAGGACTGTTAG